In a single window of the Zonotrichia leucophrys gambelii isolate GWCS_2022_RI chromosome 2, RI_Zleu_2.0, whole genome shotgun sequence genome:
- the ACOT13 gene encoding acyl-coenzyme A thioesterase 13: protein MGLTMESLKEAMKYMVESKGFDRVLGKMKLHSATPGKVVCEMKVEEEHTNRGGTLHGGLTATLVDVVSTAALLYTERAAPGVSVDMNITYTSAAKIGEDILITAQILKQGKTLAFATVDLTNKATGKLIAQGRHTKFLGN, encoded by the exons ATGGGGCTCACGATGGAGAGCCTGAAGGAGGCTATGAAGTACATGGTGGAGTCGAAGGGCTTCGACCGGGTGCTCGGCAAG ATGAAACTTCACTCTGCAACTCCTGGAAAAGTTGTTTGTGAAATGAAGGTAGAGGAGGAGCATACCAACAGAGGGGGCACATTACACGGAGGTTTGACAGCCACCCTTGTGGATGTGGTGTCAACAGCAGCGTTGCTGTACACAGAGAGAGCAGCGCCTGGGGTCAGTGTGGACATGAACATCAC ATACACTTCTGCTGCTAAGATTGGAGAAGACATACTGATTACAGCTCAGATTTTgaagcaaggaaaaactctTGCATTTGCCACTGTGGATTTAACAAATAAGGCTACAGGAAAGTTAATTGCACAAGGTAGACATACAAAGTTCTTGGGAAATTAA
- the TDP2 gene encoding tyrosyl-DNA phosphodiesterase 2 isoform X2, translating into MEERAEAVPSPPPAERKQEQEDEALHVAKRRKVLCSEFAAITSSDEAVARRFLAGSDWHMERALNAYFDPPGNTEAAAGGAAPACADTGTCIDLTADATTSNAGVNGEDSQQKEDDSNFSLITWNIDGLDLGNVKDRARGICAYLALYSPDVVFLQEVIPPHLPLLQMKAGSYTIIPGNIDGYFTAIMLKKSRVKLLKHDIMPFPTTTMKRNLLVVHVSISGIELCLMTSHLESTKDHSKERIKQLQIVLNEMQKESQSTTVIFGGDTNLRDSEVAKLGNLPDNIKDAWEFLGKPQHCRYTWDTQSNTNLNAAYKCKMRFDRIYFRPAVEGGHFIPRSMDLIGLEKLECGRFPSDHWGILCNFDVIL; encoded by the exons ATGGAGGAGCGGGCCGAGGCGGTGCCGAGCCCGCCGCCCGCGGAGCgcaagcaggagcaggaagatGAGGCGCTCCACGTCGCCAAGCGGAGGAAAGTGCTGTGCTCCGAGTTCGCCGCCATCACCAGCAGCGACGAGGCCGTGGCGCGCCGCTTCTTGGCCGGCAGCGACTGGCACATGGAG AGGGCGCTGAACGCCTACTTCGACCCGCCGGGTAACACGGAGGCAGCGgccggcggggcggccccggcctGCGCGGACACCGGCACCTG CATTGACCTCACTGCAGATGCAACTACAAGTAATGCTGGTGTCAACGGTGAAGACTCGCAGCAGAAAGAAGATGACAGCAACTTCTCACTGATCACCTGGAACATTGATGGGCTGGATCTGGGAAATGTGAAAGATCGAGCCAGAGGAATCTGTGCATACCTGGCATT ATACAGTCCGGATGTTGTGTTTTTACAGGAGGTCATCCCACCACATCTCCCTCTTCTCCAGATGAAAGCAGGCAGTTACACTATTATTCCAG GTAACATAGATGGGTATTTCACTGCTATAATGTTAAAGAAATCGAGAGTGAAGCTACTGAAACATGACATAATGCCTTTTCCAACGACTACCATGAAGAGGAACCTTTTAGTTGTGCAT GTGAGCATATCTGGTATTGAACTTTGCCTTATGACTTCTCACCTGGAGAGCACTAAAGATCACTCCAAGGAACGGATAAAGCAGCTGCAAATAGTGTTAAACGAAATGCAGAAGGAGTCTCAGTCCACCACTGTTATATTTGGAGGGGATACAAACCTCAGAGACAGCGAG GTTGCTAAACTTGGTAATCTGCCTGACAACATTAAGGATGCCTGGGAGTTTTTGGGCAAGCCCCAGCACTGCCGCTACACTTGGGACACGCAGTCCAACACCAACCTGAACGCAGCCTACAAGTGCAAGATGAGATTTGACCGCATTTACTTCCGGCCTGCAGTGGAAGGGGGGCATTTCATCCCACGAAGCATGGACTTGATTGGTTTGGAAAAACTAGAATGTGGCAGGTTTCCTAGTGATCACTGGGGCATTCTGTGTAACTTTGATGTTatattataa
- the TDP2 gene encoding tyrosyl-DNA phosphodiesterase 2 isoform X1, giving the protein MAPVRSCQKLPLCLTEPRSAGFKADPLWNNAVPISDGGSASGITYLKLKSCCTTASAAEERAGNSPADTKSQRRRRDRRCSRGRNRDSPGSAEHGEAAVLLHARWRTTEEQRSTCSLGRTPHCSSIDLTADATTSNAGVNGEDSQQKEDDSNFSLITWNIDGLDLGNVKDRARGICAYLALYSPDVVFLQEVIPPHLPLLQMKAGSYTIIPGNIDGYFTAIMLKKSRVKLLKHDIMPFPTTTMKRNLLVVHVSISGIELCLMTSHLESTKDHSKERIKQLQIVLNEMQKESQSTTVIFGGDTNLRDSEVAKLGNLPDNIKDAWEFLGKPQHCRYTWDTQSNTNLNAAYKCKMRFDRIYFRPAVEGGHFIPRSMDLIGLEKLECGRFPSDHWGILCNFDVIL; this is encoded by the exons ATggctcctgtgagaagctgccagaagcttcctctGTGTCTGACAGAGCCCAGGTCAGCTGGCTTCAAGGCAGACCCGCTGTGGAACAATGCTGTGCCCATCAGTGATGGTGGTAGTGCCTCTGGGATAACATACTTAAAGTTAAAAAGTTGCTGCACCAcagcatctgcagcagaagagagAGCTGGAAACAGTCCTGCAGACACCAAGAGTCAGCGAagaaggagggacaggaggtgctccaggggCAGGAACAGAGATTCCCCAGGCAGTGCGGagcatggtgaggcagctgtgcttcTGCACGCCCGTTGGAGAACCACAGAGGaacagagatccacctgcagcctaGGGAGGActccccactgcagcag CATTGACCTCACTGCAGATGCAACTACAAGTAATGCTGGTGTCAACGGTGAAGACTCGCAGCAGAAAGAAGATGACAGCAACTTCTCACTGATCACCTGGAACATTGATGGGCTGGATCTGGGAAATGTGAAAGATCGAGCCAGAGGAATCTGTGCATACCTGGCATT ATACAGTCCGGATGTTGTGTTTTTACAGGAGGTCATCCCACCACATCTCCCTCTTCTCCAGATGAAAGCAGGCAGTTACACTATTATTCCAG GTAACATAGATGGGTATTTCACTGCTATAATGTTAAAGAAATCGAGAGTGAAGCTACTGAAACATGACATAATGCCTTTTCCAACGACTACCATGAAGAGGAACCTTTTAGTTGTGCAT GTGAGCATATCTGGTATTGAACTTTGCCTTATGACTTCTCACCTGGAGAGCACTAAAGATCACTCCAAGGAACGGATAAAGCAGCTGCAAATAGTGTTAAACGAAATGCAGAAGGAGTCTCAGTCCACCACTGTTATATTTGGAGGGGATACAAACCTCAGAGACAGCGAG GTTGCTAAACTTGGTAATCTGCCTGACAACATTAAGGATGCCTGGGAGTTTTTGGGCAAGCCCCAGCACTGCCGCTACACTTGGGACACGCAGTCCAACACCAACCTGAACGCAGCCTACAAGTGCAAGATGAGATTTGACCGCATTTACTTCCGGCCTGCAGTGGAAGGGGGGCATTTCATCCCACGAAGCATGGACTTGATTGGTTTGGAAAAACTAGAATGTGGCAGGTTTCCTAGTGATCACTGGGGCATTCTGTGTAACTTTGATGTTatattataa